From Aquipuribacter hungaricus:
GGGCGGGGTCGCGGACGTGGACGACCGGCGCCGGGCAGCCGAGCCGCTGCAGGGCGAGCACGGCCGACGCCGCGGTGGCGCCGCCGCCGAGGACGTGCGCGACCGGCGCCGCGGGGGCCCCTGCCGCTCCCCCGCCGGCCTCCTGCACCGCCCGGACGATGCCGTCGACGTCGGTGTTCGCCCCGAGGAGCCGGCGGGTGCCGTCCCCGCCCGCCCGGACGACGACGGTGTTGCAGGCGCCGGTGACGTGCACCGTGGCCTCGGCCTCGTCGAGCAGGGGCAGCACCGCCTGCTTGAGCGGCATGGTCAACGACAGCCCCGCCCAGCCGTCGTCGAGACCGGCCAGCACGCCCGGGAGCGCCTGCTCGTCGACCTCGACGGCCTCGTAGGTCCAACCGTGCAGGCCGAGCGCCTCGTACGCCGCGCGGTGCAGCAGGGGGGACAGCGAGTGCCCCACCGGGCGGCCGAGGACCGCCGCCCGGCGGGTCTCAGCCACAGACGAGCGAGCCGTCGTCGGCGGTGTTGGCCTGCTGCCAGGCGTCGAGCACGCGGACGTTGGCCAGGTGCTCGTCGTAGGTCTCGGCGAACGCCGTCGCCCCCGTGCACAGGT
This genomic window contains:
- a CDS encoding shikimate dehydrogenase family protein; the encoded protein is MAETRRAAVLGRPVGHSLSPLLHRAAYEALGLHGWTYEAVEVDEQALPGVLAGLDDGWAGLSLTMPLKQAVLPLLDEAEATVHVTGACNTVVVRAGGDGTRRLLGANTDVDGIVRAVQEAGGGAAGAPAAPVAHVLGGGATAASAVLALQRLGCPAPVVHVRDPA